Proteins co-encoded in one bacterium genomic window:
- a CDS encoding GAF domain-containing protein, protein METQRPKDAQQPDFSALLLRVEEILGGAGPLVDRLAALCSLLRGAAPHYDWVGFYLVESPGWLALGPFCGAPTGHVHIPFGLGVCGQAAQRAETLVVQDIARESNYLACSVEVRAEIVVPLLREGEVLGELDIDSHRLAPFTPADRAFLETVAARVARLMT, encoded by the coding sequence ATGGAAACGCAACGTCCGAAGGACGCTCAGCAGCCAGATTTCAGCGCATTACTGCTTCGGGTGGAGGAGATATTGGGTGGGGCGGGCCCTCTCGTGGACAGGCTGGCCGCGCTGTGCTCCCTGCTGCGAGGTGCAGCGCCGCATTACGACTGGGTCGGGTTCTACCTGGTGGAAAGCCCCGGCTGGCTGGCTCTGGGGCCCTTTTGCGGCGCGCCGACCGGGCACGTGCACATCCCGTTCGGATTGGGAGTCTGCGGGCAGGCGGCCCAGCGGGCCGAGACATTAGTCGTGCAGGACATTGCCAGGGAGAGCAATTACCTTGCGTGCAGCGTCGAGGTGCGCGCCGAGATCGTGGTCCCGCTGCTGCGGGAGGGCGAGGTCCTGGGCGAGCTGGATATCGATTCCCACCGCCTGGCGCCTTTCACCCCGGCCGACCGTGCGTTCCTGGAGACCGTGGCCGCGCGGGTGGCGCGGTTGATGACCTGA
- a CDS encoding transketolase: MPLSTVPEILAARRARAADIRRNALRMVHHADASHIGSSLSIADILAHLYGGVLRVDPSAPEDPQRDRLIVSKGHAAAGVYSALAGAGFFPLEWLARYCDDGFVLAGHVTRKGVPGVELSTGSLGHGLPVAVGMAFALRDRQPVPRVFALLSDGECDEGTTWESALIAARYALDNLVLIIDYNKIQSLGRVEDVLPLEPLADKWRAFGWAVREAQGHDHADLAAAFEALPYGAGKPSLLIAHTVKGKGVDYMENTVRWHYKSPNDEQLAEALRQIDSAEEGSR; the protein is encoded by the coding sequence ATGCCTTTGAGCACCGTTCCCGAAATCCTGGCCGCGCGACGCGCCCGGGCCGCCGACATCCGGCGCAACGCCCTGCGCATGGTGCACCATGCGGACGCCAGCCATATCGGCAGCAGCCTGAGCATCGCCGATATCCTGGCCCACCTCTATGGCGGGGTGCTGCGGGTGGACCCGTCCGCGCCCGAGGACCCGCAGCGCGACCGTCTGATTGTCTCCAAGGGCCATGCCGCGGCCGGGGTCTACTCCGCCCTGGCCGGGGCCGGGTTTTTCCCGCTGGAGTGGCTGGCGCGCTACTGCGATGACGGGTTCGTGCTGGCCGGCCATGTGACCCGCAAGGGTGTGCCCGGGGTGGAGCTTTCCACCGGCTCGCTGGGTCACGGCCTGCCCGTGGCGGTGGGCATGGCGTTCGCCCTGCGGGACAGGCAACCCGTGCCGCGCGTGTTCGCTCTTCTGTCCGACGGCGAGTGCGACGAGGGCACCACCTGGGAGAGCGCCCTGATCGCGGCGCGCTACGCCCTGGATAACCTCGTTCTCATCATCGACTACAACAAGATTCAATCCCTGGGGCGGGTGGAGGACGTGCTCCCGCTGGAGCCGTTGGCCGACAAGTGGCGCGCGTTCGGCTGGGCCGTGCGCGAGGCCCAGGGCCATGACCATGCCGACCTGGCCGCCGCGTTCGAGGCCCTGCCCTACGGAGCGGGAAAGCCCTCCCTGCTGATCGCCCACACGGTCAAGGGCAAGGGCGTGGACTACATGGAAAACACCGTGCGCTGGCACTACAAGTCGCCCAACGATGAGCAACTGGCCGAGGCCCTGCGCCAGATCGATTCCGCCGAGGAGGGCTCCCGGTGA
- a CDS encoding non-lysosomal glucosylceramidase, translating into MKRRNFVKGAVAGTAAAAAISLPVGIGCAGPAATKQAERSKVLPKRPFNSPYEGEFLNRVAFPLGGLGAGMLCLEGTGALSHVSLRNRPNMFHEPLTFAAVCVKGQKNIARVLEGPVPGWKAFGNPDTNGGTKNKNYGLPHFRSAVFETRFPFATVNLKDDKLPLEAVLTGWSPFIPGDPDSSSLPVAALEYTFHNPGKQALEAVFSFNSNNFMAAGWDDAGPQYSELRKHASVGAVPGGFILRQKGTDDRPWLEGAFCAVVDDPNTKVNCRWFRGGWFDPLTLAWKAVEEGATPEATPFDQGNPSPGASLFLPFSLAAGESRTVRLLLCWYVPESNLHEGDDPDCCSDKTGNHSCCDPTVPEKNYKPWYSGQFANAEDLAAFWAKNVSALREKSEKFSRAFYDTTLPPEVVEAVAANLTILKSPTVLRQTDGRMWAWEGCSDTSGCCEGSCTHVWNYAQAVPHLFPSLERSLRLTEFKVDQDPSGHQVFRAGLPVRTILHTYYAASDGQLGGIMKVYREWRISGDNAWLASFWPQVRTSLDYCIEAWDPRHHGVLEEPHHNTYDIEFWGAEPMCSSFYLGALRAATLMGEALGDAVPLYKELYDKGRAVLEKELFDGEYFFQKIQWEGLRAGNPVEASKNSAWGEYSPEALELLQKEGPKYQYGTGCLSDGVLGAWIAAVCGVGNVLDELKVLSHLNAVHSYNFRTDLSEHANPQRPGYALGAEGGLLLCSWPKGGSLSLPFVYSNEVWTGIEYQVASHLMLCGEVDKGLDIVRACRARYDGRVRNPFNEYECGHWYARAMSSYGLLQGLTGVRYDAVDRTLYIKPSIRGDFRSFLSTATGYGTVGVKDGKPFVEVAEGKIEVAKTEYTPLA; encoded by the coding sequence ATGAAACGCAGGAATTTCGTCAAGGGTGCAGTGGCCGGGACCGCCGCAGCAGCGGCTATATCGTTGCCGGTCGGGATCGGTTGCGCTGGGCCGGCCGCGACCAAGCAGGCCGAGCGCTCCAAAGTCCTGCCGAAACGTCCGTTCAACAGCCCCTACGAGGGCGAGTTCCTGAACCGGGTGGCTTTCCCGCTGGGCGGCCTGGGCGCGGGGATGCTCTGCCTGGAGGGGACCGGCGCGCTGTCGCATGTTTCGCTGCGCAACCGGCCGAATATGTTTCACGAGCCGCTGACGTTCGCCGCGGTGTGTGTCAAGGGGCAGAAAAACATCGCCCGCGTGCTCGAGGGGCCGGTGCCGGGCTGGAAAGCTTTCGGCAACCCCGACACCAACGGCGGTACGAAAAACAAGAACTACGGGCTGCCACATTTCCGCTCTGCGGTCTTCGAGACGCGTTTCCCGTTCGCCACCGTGAACCTGAAAGACGACAAGCTGCCACTGGAAGCGGTGCTCACCGGCTGGAGCCCGTTCATTCCCGGCGACCCGGACAGCTCCAGCCTGCCGGTGGCTGCTCTGGAGTATACGTTCCACAACCCCGGAAAGCAGGCGCTGGAGGCGGTCTTCTCGTTCAACTCCAATAACTTCATGGCCGCGGGTTGGGATGACGCCGGCCCTCAATACAGTGAATTACGAAAGCATGCCTCGGTAGGTGCGGTCCCGGGCGGTTTCATCCTCCGTCAGAAAGGCACGGACGATAGGCCCTGGCTCGAGGGTGCTTTCTGCGCCGTGGTGGATGATCCGAACACGAAAGTCAACTGCCGCTGGTTCCGCGGCGGCTGGTTCGACCCACTCACCCTGGCCTGGAAGGCCGTGGAGGAGGGAGCAACTCCAGAAGCCACGCCGTTCGACCAGGGAAATCCGAGCCCTGGAGCGAGTCTGTTCCTCCCGTTCAGTCTGGCCGCGGGCGAAAGCCGCACGGTCCGGCTGCTTCTGTGCTGGTACGTACCCGAGTCCAACCTCCACGAAGGCGACGACCCGGATTGCTGCTCCGATAAAACCGGCAACCACTCCTGCTGCGACCCCACTGTCCCGGAAAAGAACTACAAGCCCTGGTACAGCGGGCAGTTCGCCAATGCCGAGGACCTGGCCGCTTTCTGGGCGAAGAACGTGTCCGCCCTGCGCGAGAAATCGGAGAAATTCAGCCGGGCGTTCTACGACACCACCCTGCCTCCCGAGGTGGTGGAGGCGGTGGCGGCCAACCTGACCATCCTCAAAAGCCCCACCGTGCTGCGCCAGACTGACGGACGCATGTGGGCCTGGGAGGGCTGCAGCGATACCAGTGGCTGCTGCGAGGGAAGCTGCACGCATGTCTGGAACTACGCCCAGGCCGTACCCCACCTGTTCCCCTCGCTCGAGCGCAGCCTGCGCCTGACCGAGTTCAAGGTGGACCAGGACCCCAGCGGCCACCAGGTGTTCCGCGCCGGGCTGCCCGTGCGGACGATCTTGCACACTTACTACGCCGCGAGCGATGGTCAGCTGGGCGGGATCATGAAAGTCTACCGCGAGTGGCGGATCAGCGGCGACAACGCCTGGCTGGCCTCGTTCTGGCCCCAGGTGCGCACCTCACTCGATTACTGTATCGAAGCCTGGGACCCCCGTCACCACGGAGTGCTGGAGGAACCGCACCACAACACTTACGATATCGAGTTCTGGGGCGCGGAGCCGATGTGCTCCAGTTTCTACCTGGGCGCCCTGCGCGCCGCCACGCTGATGGGCGAGGCGCTGGGTGACGCGGTGCCGCTCTACAAGGAGCTATACGACAAGGGCCGCGCCGTGCTGGAGAAAGAGCTGTTCGACGGTGAGTATTTCTTTCAGAAAATCCAGTGGGAGGGCCTGCGCGCCGGCAACCCGGTGGAGGCATCCAAAAACAGCGCCTGGGGCGAATACTCTCCCGAGGCACTGGAGCTGCTGCAGAAAGAAGGCCCCAAGTACCAGTACGGCACGGGCTGCCTGAGCGACGGGGTGCTGGGGGCCTGGATCGCCGCGGTCTGCGGGGTGGGCAATGTGCTGGATGAACTCAAGGTGCTCAGCCACCTCAACGCCGTGCACAGCTACAATTTCCGCACCGACCTTTCGGAGCACGCCAACCCGCAGCGCCCGGGTTACGCCCTGGGAGCGGAGGGCGGGTTGCTGCTCTGCTCCTGGCCCAAGGGCGGGAGCCTCTCGCTTCCGTTCGTCTACTCCAACGAGGTCTGGACCGGGATCGAGTACCAGGTGGCCAGCCACCTGATGCTCTGCGGCGAGGTGGACAAGGGCCTCGACATCGTGCGGGCCTGCCGAGCGCGTTATGACGGGCGGGTGCGTAACCCGTTCAACGAGTACGAGTGCGGCCACTGGTACGCCCGCGCCATGAGCAGCTACGGCCTTCTGCAGGGCCTTACCGGGGTGCGCTACGACGCCGTGGACAGGACCCTCTACATCAAGCCCTCGATCCGCGGCGATTTCCGCAGCTTCCTGTCCACCGCCACGGGCTACGGCACGGTGGGAGTCAAGGACGGCAAGCCGTTCGTGGAGGTGGCCGAGGGCAAGATCGAGGTGGCGAAGACCGAGTACACTCCCCTGGCCTGA
- a CDS encoding DUF2029 domain-containing protein — MVHSRTRNLILAWAFAGLFFRLALMPVTFQSDVIDLQYMLREVTAGHLNIYAHYDDTYRLGPQFSATYPPMYYYLAGAFRVMNDRLSPQLAPWLEHCWGTYRAGFIHDGSGPAAGGSFFQDPGHYRLYRNLFLVKAPYLLFDAAVAASLLLLVADPRRRVWAFALWMLNPFLLVTTYAQGQHDIMTTALTVMALLLLVRKKPGPALALLSTGVMVKLFPAVFIPPVLLYYGRSRKEFLRLAAWAATPFVLVLAPLFLATHGQVLRHFFHVEATERAEAPGLLHLAQKALFAGGYLGLLAWSFLNRRGAGLERARFEQDGPERMFTGLMLLLCLGTGLEIRYYVWISPFLILMMSRDRAFFWLGTLHAFFCALLRWPQYPQIQMRLFKPLDEHLFGALPTLDTLMSQVLNTAPLYPLFYRLFLAVSLLLLVRLWWPRQVEKLLAGNLLAAAARWATAALCLFLLGTVLLGVSRWRAERRTATAPLVTWSTVSPLALDPAGSATGVQTARFTPQEEGLYGLKGIGPAGAVSGPGLPFRFTGGAQVLTVRDSLEQEGQLYGREIEFETIRDRQTLSLELAEVAGEGTVLPGGEKLEVVGLYRWVKNLRETLALFGRRLGTDPAFSHPWALSLVLSLGASFWFFGRVFLEARSRKK; from the coding sequence TTGGTTCACAGCCGCACGCGAAACCTGATCCTGGCCTGGGCTTTCGCCGGCCTGTTTTTCCGGCTGGCGCTGATGCCGGTCACGTTTCAGAGTGACGTGATCGACCTTCAGTACATGCTGCGCGAGGTGACCGCCGGACATCTCAATATCTACGCGCATTACGATGACACCTACCGTCTGGGGCCCCAGTTTTCCGCCACCTATCCGCCCATGTACTACTACCTGGCCGGAGCGTTCCGCGTCATGAACGACCGTCTCTCGCCGCAGCTTGCCCCGTGGCTGGAACACTGCTGGGGGACCTACCGCGCCGGTTTCATCCATGACGGGAGCGGCCCGGCAGCTGGAGGGAGTTTTTTCCAGGATCCCGGCCATTACCGTCTGTACCGCAACCTGTTCCTGGTCAAGGCGCCCTACCTGTTGTTCGATGCGGCCGTGGCCGCTTCGCTGCTGCTGCTTGTCGCCGACCCGCGACGACGGGTCTGGGCCTTCGCGCTCTGGATGCTCAACCCGTTCCTGCTTGTAACAACCTACGCGCAGGGACAACACGACATCATGACCACCGCCCTGACTGTCATGGCCCTGCTGTTGCTGGTCCGCAAGAAGCCCGGCCCGGCGCTGGCCCTGCTGAGCACCGGGGTGATGGTCAAGCTGTTCCCGGCGGTGTTCATCCCGCCGGTGCTGCTGTACTACGGAAGAAGCCGCAAGGAGTTCCTGCGCCTGGCAGCCTGGGCCGCCACGCCGTTCGTGCTGGTGCTGGCGCCGCTCTTCCTGGCCACCCACGGCCAGGTGTTGCGGCATTTCTTCCACGTGGAGGCCACGGAGCGGGCCGAGGCCCCGGGCCTGCTGCACCTGGCCCAGAAAGCTCTGTTCGCGGGCGGCTACCTGGGGCTTCTGGCTTGGTCGTTCCTGAACCGGCGCGGGGCTGGGCTGGAGCGGGCACGATTTGAGCAGGACGGCCCGGAGCGGATGTTTACTGGCCTGATGTTGCTGCTCTGTCTGGGAACGGGACTGGAAATACGATACTATGTCTGGATTTCACCGTTCCTTATCCTTATGATGAGCCGCGACCGGGCCTTTTTCTGGCTCGGAACGCTGCATGCTTTCTTTTGCGCCCTCCTGAGATGGCCGCAGTATCCGCAGATACAGATGCGGCTGTTCAAGCCGCTGGATGAGCACCTGTTCGGCGCTCTGCCGACCCTGGACACGCTTATGTCACAGGTGCTGAACACCGCGCCGCTTTATCCCCTGTTCTACCGTCTGTTCCTGGCCGTCTCCCTGCTGCTCCTTGTCCGCCTGTGGTGGCCGCGACAGGTGGAAAAGCTGCTCGCCGGCAACCTTCTGGCCGCAGCCGCCCGCTGGGCCACAGCGGCGCTGTGCCTGTTCCTGCTCGGGACAGTCCTGCTCGGGGTTTCAAGGTGGAGGGCCGAGCGCCGCACGGCCACCGCGCCGCTGGTCACCTGGAGCACGGTCTCGCCGCTGGCCCTCGACCCGGCGGGCAGTGCGACCGGAGTGCAGACCGCGCGTTTCACCCCGCAGGAGGAGGGACTCTACGGTCTAAAGGGGATAGGTCCGGCCGGGGCCGTGTCCGGCCCTGGGCTGCCGTTCCGTTTTACCGGAGGAGCGCAGGTGCTGACAGTCCGGGACAGCCTGGAGCAGGAGGGACAGCTCTACGGGCGGGAAATCGAATTCGAGACGATTCGGGACAGGCAGACGCTGAGCCTGGAGCTGGCGGAGGTCGCGGGAGAAGGGACAGTCCTGCCGGGCGGAGAAAAGTTGGAGGTGGTGGGGCTGTACCGGTGGGTGAAAAACCTGAGGGAAACCCTGGCCTTGTTCGGGCGGCGCTTGGGCACCGATCCGGCGTTCAGCCATCCCTGGGCTTTGTCTCTGGTCCTGTCTCTTGGTGCGTCGTTCTGGTTTTTCGGGCGGGTGTTTCTGGAGGCTCGTTCGCGCAAGAAATAA
- a CDS encoding transketolase produces the protein MRTAFINTLAELAAADPELYLCVGDLGYSVIESFQEKFPQQYLNLGIAEQSLIGFAAGLSLARPARVFVYSIANFPVLRPLEQIRNDVCYHRADVKIVSVGGGLSYGSQGYTHFGIEDLAAMRALPGMTVCSPADAAEVRVAVRLAVEHPGPWFIRLGKNREKVIHAAGDPPLQYGRSLTLSEGNDGTIVACGAVTWEAMQAVERLRDEHGMNVRLLSCPFVKPLDEAAILTAAAQTPWLISLEEHTLCGGLGSAVSEVLAREGAGVPLKRLGLPENLDTVGSQAYLRSCFGLDMSAVCTCALELARAGRG, from the coding sequence GTGAGAACCGCGTTCATCAACACCCTGGCCGAGCTGGCCGCGGCCGACCCCGAGCTCTACCTCTGCGTGGGCGACCTGGGATATTCGGTGATCGAGTCTTTCCAGGAGAAATTCCCTCAGCAGTACCTGAACCTGGGGATCGCCGAGCAAAGCCTGATCGGGTTCGCCGCCGGGCTCAGCCTGGCCCGTCCGGCGCGGGTGTTTGTCTACAGTATCGCCAATTTCCCGGTGCTGCGGCCCCTGGAGCAGATACGCAACGATGTCTGCTACCACCGGGCGGATGTGAAAATTGTCTCCGTGGGAGGGGGCCTCAGCTACGGCTCCCAGGGCTACACGCATTTCGGGATCGAGGACCTGGCCGCAATGCGCGCCCTGCCGGGGATGACTGTCTGCTCGCCGGCGGATGCGGCCGAGGTGCGGGTGGCGGTGCGCCTGGCCGTTGAGCACCCCGGTCCCTGGTTCATCCGCCTGGGCAAAAACCGCGAGAAAGTGATCCACGCCGCGGGCGACCCGCCGCTACAATACGGACGCTCGCTGACTTTATCCGAGGGGAATGACGGGACGATCGTGGCCTGCGGGGCGGTGACCTGGGAGGCGATGCAGGCGGTGGAGCGCCTGCGTGATGAGCATGGAATGAACGTGCGTCTACTGAGCTGCCCGTTTGTCAAGCCGCTGGACGAGGCCGCGATCCTGACAGCCGCGGCCCAAACCCCCTGGCTGATCAGCCTGGAGGAGCACACCCTCTGCGGCGGGCTGGGCAGCGCGGTGAGCGAGGTCCTGGCGCGTGAGGGCGCCGGGGTGCCGCTGAAACGCCTGGGCCTGCCCGAGAACCTGGACACGGTGGGCAGCCAGGCCTACCTGCGTTCCTGCTTCGGCCTGGACATGTCCGCGGTCTGCACCTGCGCCCTGGAGCTGGCCCGGGCCGGCCGCGGCTGA
- a CDS encoding SDR family oxidoreductase: MILVIGATGPVGSELVRLLAESGATVRAMTRDLSRAEKLLLPGVELVQADLGRPASLKPAFKGVERVFLASPGGPEMVAQQNEAVKQAKKAKVGLLVKLSGLGVSADSPSQIFRWHAQNEVKLAKSGLPHVILRGNFFMQNILGHAATIREQGAFYIPLGEGRASQVDTRDIAAAAAAVLLGEGHAGAEYELTGPESITADRLAEVLSEELGREVRYIPVTAEAATASMIRSGAPEWLARDIPRLLTYWADSLNDRVTEDLGRLTGKPPRDFRQFVRDHRAAFE, translated from the coding sequence ATGATTCTGGTTATCGGGGCCACTGGCCCGGTGGGGTCGGAGTTGGTCCGGTTGCTGGCCGAGTCCGGGGCGACTGTGCGGGCCATGACCCGCGACTTGTCCCGCGCCGAAAAGCTGCTGCTTCCGGGGGTGGAGCTGGTGCAGGCCGACCTGGGCCGTCCGGCCAGCCTCAAGCCTGCGTTCAAGGGCGTGGAGCGGGTGTTCCTGGCCAGCCCCGGCGGGCCGGAGATGGTGGCGCAGCAGAACGAGGCGGTCAAGCAGGCGAAGAAAGCCAAAGTCGGCCTGCTGGTGAAGCTCTCCGGCCTGGGGGTGAGCGCCGATTCACCTTCACAGATATTCCGCTGGCACGCCCAGAACGAGGTCAAGCTGGCCAAATCCGGGCTGCCACACGTGATCCTGCGCGGCAATTTCTTCATGCAGAACATTCTGGGCCACGCGGCTACGATCCGCGAGCAGGGAGCGTTCTACATCCCCCTGGGCGAGGGGCGCGCCAGCCAGGTGGACACCCGCGACATCGCCGCCGCCGCTGCCGCGGTGCTCCTGGGCGAGGGCCACGCCGGGGCCGAGTACGAGCTGACCGGCCCGGAGAGTATCACCGCCGATCGCCTGGCCGAGGTGCTGAGCGAGGAGCTGGGGCGCGAGGTTCGCTACATCCCGGTGACCGCCGAGGCCGCCACCGCCTCGATGATCCGCTCCGGGGCGCCAGAATGGCTGGCCCGCGACATCCCCCGGCTCTTGACCTACTGGGCCGACAGCCTCAACGACCGGGTGACCGAGGACCTCGGGCGCCTGACCGGCAAGCCGCCGCGGGATTTCCGCCAGTTCGTGCGGGACCACCGCGCCGCGTTCGAATGA